The Synechococcus sp. WH 8101 sequence GAGCGAATGGTTGTTCGCCGGGCTATACGCCGGTGAAGGAGTGCGGCTGGCCCCGTGCAAAACCCTCGATCTGAAGGTGCCGAGCCACAGCGAAATCGTGCTGGAAGGCACGATCACCCCCGGAGAAGTCAGCCCTGACGGCCCCTTCGGTGATCACATGGGCTTTTACGGCGGCATCGAGGATTCGCCGCTGGTGCGCTTCCACTGCATCACGCAACGGCGCGACCCGATCCTGCTCACCACCTTCAGCGGCAGACCGCCCAAGGAGGAAGCGATGCTGGCGATCGCCCTCAATCGCATCTACACGCCGATCCTGCGCCAGCAGATACCGGAGATCAAAGATTTCTTCCTACCGATGGAAGCCCTCAGCTACAAGCTGGCGGTGATCTCCATCGACAAGGCCTACCCGGGCCAGGCGAAACGCGCGGCGATGGCCTTCTGGAGCGCCCTGCCCCAGTTCACCTACACCAAATTCGTGGTGGTGGTGGATCAGCACATCAACGTGCGCGATCCGCGCCAGGTGATCTGGGCGATCGCCGCCCAGGTGGATCCCCAGCGGGATCTGTTCGTGCTCGAGAACACCCCCTTCGACAGCCTCGATTTCGCCAGCGAACAGCTCGGCCTCGGTGGTCGGATGGCGATCGATGCCACCACCAAAATCGGCCCGGAGAAGAACCACGACTGGGGCGAACCGCTGAGCCGGCCGGTGGAGCTGGAGCAGCGGGTGAGCGCACGAATGGAAGAACTCGGCCTGGCGGACATCGACAGCCATGAGCCCGACCCAGCCCTGTTCGGCTATGTGCTCGACCGGCTGCTGCAGAACCGCCCCATAGGATCGGCTCCATCTCAAGGGGGGTGACCCACCGTGTCCGGAACGACTGGCTCTCCCCGTGACCTGAAGGCGGGCGGACGACTGGGCGGACGGGTCCGGGTACCGGGCGATAAATCCATTTCCCACCGAGCTCTGCTCTTCGGTGCGATCGCCGAAGGCACCACCACCATCGAAGGCTTGCTGCCGGCCGAGGACCCGATCAGCACCGCCGCCTGCCTGCGGGCGATGGGGGCGGTGATCAGCCCGATCGAGGCCGGAGCGGTGATCGAAGTGCAGGGTGTGGGGCTTGATGGCCTGCAGGAACCATCCGAAGTGCTCGACTGCGGCAATTCCGGCACCACCATGCGCTTGATGCTCGGTTTGCTGGCCGGTCGCGAGGGCAGGCACTTCGTGCTCAGCGGCGATGCCTCCCTGCGCCGGCGACCGATGCAACGGGTCGGGCAGCCGCTGGCCCTGATGGGAGCGGAGGTGCGCGGACGCAATGGCGGCAACTTCGCCCCCCTCGCGGTGCAGGGCCAACCGCTCCATGGCGCCGTGGTGGGCACGCCGGTGGCCAGCGCCCAGGTGAAATCCGCGCTTCTCCTCGCTGCCCTCACCGCCAAAGGGGCGAGCACGGTGATCGAACCGGCCCATTCTCGTGACCACAGCGAACGGATGCTGCGCGCCTTCGGTGCTGACCTTGAGGTGGGTGGCGAGATGGGACGCCACATCACCGTGCGGCCTGGTGCCAACCTGCGCGGTCAGCACGTGGTGGTGCCCGGAGACATCAGCTCGGCGGCCTTCTGGCTGGTGGCCGGCGCTCTGGTGCCGGGCGCGGATCTGACGATCGAAAACGTGGGGCTCAATCCCACCCGCACCGGGGTGTTGGAGGTGCTGGAGCAGATGCAGGCGCGGATCGAGGTGCTGAACCAGCGGGATGTGGCCGGCGAGCCTGTCGGCGACCTGCGCGTGCGTCAGGGCCCGCTCCAACCCTTCAACTTCGGCGAGGAGATCATGCCCCGCCTGGTGGATGAGGTGCCGATCCTGGCCGTGGCGGCCTGCTTCTGCGATGGCGTCAGCCGCATCAGCGGCGCCTCCGAGCTGCGGGTGAAGGAAACCGACCGGCTGGCGGTGATGGCGCGCCAACTCAAGGCGATGGGAGCCTCGATCGAGGAACACGACGATGGCCTCACCATCCATGGCGGCCAGCCCCTGCGCGGAGCCGCCCTCGACAGCGAAACCGACCATCGGGTGGCGATGAGCCTGGCGGTGGCGGCGATGCTGGCGGAGGGAGACTCCACGCTGGCCCGCAGCGAAGCAGCCGCCGTGAGCTATCCCGGTTTCTGGAGCGATCTTGAGCGACTGCGCTGCTGAGGGGTCCGGAGCCGAACCCGGAAGCCATCCGCTCGGTCCGCTGACTCCCCTGGACACGGCGGACGGCAGCCTCAGCCTGCACAGCGGCCATTTCCAGGAGGCCTTCCACAGTTCTGCAGGAGCGCTGGCGGAAGCCCGGGCCAAGTTCGCCCAGCCGGCTGAACTGCAGCGCTTTGGCGCCGGTTCCACCCTGCGGGTGCTCGATGTGTGCGTGGGGCTCGGCTACAACAGCGCCGCACTGATGACAGAGCTGGACCAGCCCCAACTCGCCTGGTGGGGGCTGGAGCTGGATCGCCGTCCTCTCGAGCTGGCGCTGGCGCACCCATCCTTCCGCCGGCTCTGGCCTGAGCCGGTGCTGCGGCGGCTTGAGGCGCTGCAGCACCAGGGCGCCTGGCAGGACAGCGGTAGTAGGGGCACGCTCCTGTGGGGGGACGCGCGCCTGACCCTGACGCAGCTGCCGGCGCACAGACGCTTTGACCTGATCCTCCACGATGCCTTCTCCCCCAGCCGCTGCCCCGAGCTCTGGAGCGAGGAGTTCCTCAGCGCTCTGGCACAGCGCCTGGCCCCCGGCGGTCGCCTGCTCACCTACTCACGGGCGGCGGCGGTGCGAGCCAGCCTGCGCCGGGCCGGGCTGACGTTGCGTTCACTGCTGCCGGCACCGGGCCAACGCCAGGAATGGAGCTCGGGGACGCTGGCCCAGCGACCGAACCCGGTGGAGCCCTTACCGGAGCACGGGCCGGGCTGGCAACCGCTGAGCGCCATGGAAGAGGAGCACCTGCACACCCGCGCCGCCATCCCCTACCGGGATCCCCACCAACAGGACGCGGCCACGGCGATCCGCCAACGTCGAGGTGAGGAACAGGAGCGCTGCGCCCTGGAGAGCACCAGCGCCTGGCAACGCCGTTGGATCGGCACCAGCATGGGCAAGAGCAGCGGAATCTCCCGGTAGATTCCGGCCGACTCGCCTGCCGCGCATGCTCGCCGTTGCCGTTCTGGCCGCCGGAAAAGGCACCCGGATGAAAAGCGCCCTGCCCAAGGTGCTCCAGCCCCTGGCCGGCGCCACCCTGGTGGAGCGGGTGCTGGCCAGTGCCCGCCGCCTGCAGCCGGAGCGACGGTTGCTGATCGTGGGCCACCAGGCGGAGCGGGTGGAGCAACAACTGAGCCATGTGGAAGGGCTCGACTTCGTGCTGCAGCAGCCCCAGAACGGCACCGGCCACGCCGTGCAACAACTGCTGGAACCGCTCAGCGACTTTGACGGCGAACTGCTGGTGCTCAACGGTGATGTGCCCCTGCTGCGGGAGGAGACCGTGGAACAGCTGGTGGCGACCCACCGCAGCAGTGGTGCCGACGTGACCCTGCTCACGGCCCGGCTTGCTGACCCGACCGGCTATGGCCGGGTGTTCGCCGATGCCGAAGGCCAGGTGAGCGGCATCAT is a genomic window containing:
- a CDS encoding UbiD family decarboxylase, translated to MALFRSGPATRDLRGFLQLLEERGQLRRITAAVDPDLELAAIADRVLAAGGPALLFENVIGSSMPVAVNLLGTVERVVWSMGLERAEQLEELGSRLALLQQPKPPKGLKETKAFARVFWDLVKAVPDRDLTPPCRQRMVMGDEVNLDALPLIRPWPGDAGGVITLGLVITKDPETGVPNVGVYRLQKQSINTMTVHWLSVRGGARHLRKAAALGQKLEVAVAIGVHPLLVMAAATPIPVQLSEWLFAGLYAGEGVRLAPCKTLDLKVPSHSEIVLEGTITPGEVSPDGPFGDHMGFYGGIEDSPLVRFHCITQRRDPILLTTFSGRPPKEEAMLAIALNRIYTPILRQQIPEIKDFFLPMEALSYKLAVISIDKAYPGQAKRAAMAFWSALPQFTYTKFVVVVDQHINVRDPRQVIWAIAAQVDPQRDLFVLENTPFDSLDFASEQLGLGGRMAIDATTKIGPEKNHDWGEPLSRPVELEQRVSARMEELGLADIDSHEPDPALFGYVLDRLLQNRPIGSAPSQGG
- the aroA gene encoding 3-phosphoshikimate 1-carboxyvinyltransferase is translated as MSGTTGSPRDLKAGGRLGGRVRVPGDKSISHRALLFGAIAEGTTTIEGLLPAEDPISTAACLRAMGAVISPIEAGAVIEVQGVGLDGLQEPSEVLDCGNSGTTMRLMLGLLAGREGRHFVLSGDASLRRRPMQRVGQPLALMGAEVRGRNGGNFAPLAVQGQPLHGAVVGTPVASAQVKSALLLAALTAKGASTVIEPAHSRDHSERMLRAFGADLEVGGEMGRHITVRPGANLRGQHVVVPGDISSAAFWLVAGALVPGADLTIENVGLNPTRTGVLEVLEQMQARIEVLNQRDVAGEPVGDLRVRQGPLQPFNFGEEIMPRLVDEVPILAVAACFCDGVSRISGASELRVKETDRLAVMARQLKAMGASIEEHDDGLTIHGGQPLRGAALDSETDHRVAMSLAVAAMLAEGDSTLARSEAAAVSYPGFWSDLERLRC
- a CDS encoding tRNA (5-methylaminomethyl-2-thiouridine)(34)-methyltransferase MnmD, translating into MSDCAAEGSGAEPGSHPLGPLTPLDTADGSLSLHSGHFQEAFHSSAGALAEARAKFAQPAELQRFGAGSTLRVLDVCVGLGYNSAALMTELDQPQLAWWGLELDRRPLELALAHPSFRRLWPEPVLRRLEALQHQGAWQDSGSRGTLLWGDARLTLTQLPAHRRFDLILHDAFSPSRCPELWSEEFLSALAQRLAPGGRLLTYSRAAAVRASLRRAGLTLRSLLPAPGQRQEWSSGTLAQRPNPVEPLPEHGPGWQPLSAMEEEHLHTRAAIPYRDPHQQDAATAIRQRRGEEQERCALESTSAWQRRWIGTSMGKSSGISR